The DNA region GCCAGGCCCAGGCACGGGGACCGCTGCGGAACATATAGGTCGCGCCCATGATCCCGACCCAGAGCGGAAAGAAAGCCATCATCACCGGCAGGGTCACCGCCTCGCTGGAGCCCGGCCAGATCCAGATCACGACGGAAATGAGAGCCAGCGTGAGGGGCAGGCCGAGCAGGATGCCGGCGAAGGTCTTGGCGAGCATCAGCGAGGCTTCCGTTCGGTGGCGGGCCGGAACAACCAGGTGACGTAGGGCCATGCCACGGCGCCGAACATCAGGGCTGTCAGGGCGGCGAAGACGCCTGGCAGCGACGTCTCGGCGGCGATCCATGCCAGCAACGCCATCACGGCGAACACCCACGCTCCGATGCGGCCAGCTCGACCGATCGGACGAGCCAGCAGTCGCTGGTTGCGCGAGCAGAGATAAGCGAGCGCCATGGCGATGAGCGCCGCCAGGCAACCTAGGACATTCATGGGACACGCCGGACAAGTGACTGATTGATAATTATTATCATTTGATGGCGGGAGAGCAACGCGTCGGGCCGTTACGCACTGCGTATGGCGAAAGGCCCGGTCGCGACGGCCAAAAGCTCTTGGAAATTTCTCAATGGATGGGCCGAATCGCCGGGATTGGTGGTCAAACGGTGACCACTGCTCAAGTTTTAACCAAACCGTCCGCTAACTGAATACGGGGGGTTCGTAAAACTAGCGTTAACCCCTCTCGTTAAATTAGAATTAACACCTCACCGATCATCGTCATGGCGTGTCTCGCTATGCGATGCGACAGGAATCGCCGATAACCGATTGATGTAGCAGCCATGTTGACCACCGCCCTCATCGCCACCACCGTCATCGCCTTCGCTCTTGCAGCGGCGTCGGTTCGTCGCATTCCCGAGGGTCAGGTCTACAGCGTTCGCCGTCTCGGCGGCGCCACGTCGCTGCTCACCGCCGGTACGCACGTCGTGCTCCCGGTGATCGATCGCGTTGCCCATAAGATCGACCTCGGTGGCCAGGTGCTGCGTTTCGACGGCGGCACGGTCTACTGGCAGGTCCTCGAGCCGGAAGCGGCCGATGAAGTGATCGACGACGCGCCGGAAATGATCCGCAGCAACGTCGTTGCCGCCCTGCGCGACTCCGCCACGGCTCACCATACCGATCGCCGCGCCTTCGGCACCCAGCTCAAGCACGCCGTCAACGGTTCGCTGCGTGCCCGCGGCATGCTGGTGACCCGCGTCGAGCTCGACGCGGCCTGATTAGATATCGAAGAGCTAGCTAGCGTGCCGATTCGTTGCGGCGACGATGCGGGGCACAAGAATACTTCCGGCATCTCCCATGCGAATCCTGGGCTCGTAATCCAGATCGGGAATGCTATTAAACGGTTGCAGAAGCGACGACGCGAAAGCGCTGGAATCTGCTTCCCACTGCAGCCGGCGAGTGACGCTCTTCAGATCTGGCGCCCCTAGCAGAAACCTTTCTTCGTAGCGCAAATAAAGATTGCTGAAGAACTGTTCGAATCGGAGTGGACTAGTGGCGTGAGGGAAGTCGAGTGAAGGACTTCCTGCCTCGGGCTCATCTGGGCTGACGAGCGCAAGCGATACAGCCTCGTAGCGGCTTACATCTTCTCGAATGCCACGACGGCCGGTGAGCTCGGACAAAGCGGAGTGGAACCGTAGGATTGATTCTACCGGAGCCCCACCCTCCCGAACGGCGATATCGTTCATCTTGAGCTGTTTGACTGGTGCTGCGTGTTCGTCAAAGGCATCGGAAGTTACATCAGCAGTGACTCGATTGGCCCGGATCACAAACATGTATCCGAAAACCAAGGCAGGATACGTTATATGTAGGTTAGTGCACTCACCAATGGTTTCTTCCATGCGATTGGTCAGGTTTCGGAATGCGCCTTGCATACCTTTACACGAGACAGCGACAACGGGACCAATCCCGTCCTTCGTCACAACGACATCGACGTTCTTTGTCTTCAGGCCTCCAAGGATCGTTCGCTCTCCGTTGCCCCCGAGGTCAGGGTCGAATTCGAGAAAATTCTTGCCCCCGACGGTTTTTACTCTAAACGGAGGACGAGGCATTATATCGTCGGGATGAAAGCCACCTTCGACTACAAGCCGGCATGCAACGTACCAATGCAACGGCTTGATATGCATCTGACTCTGCGTTGCGCCGTCGAAGGTGGCGAAGTGATACATCGCTTCCCTCGCATTGATCCACTGCGCGCGGGGGATTGTATCGTCGACAGCCTTGTCACGCCGGTCCATAGTGTCTCCAAGATTTCATAGTGCTGATGGCGTTGCGTACTTCGGCGGTCTCGCGCGGCCCCAGTCTTCCTTGAGAAAGGACGACATTTGACGCTTCGCGAGGCTCTAGCTTTAGCATGCCTCCACCAAGCGGATGGCCCTCGATCTCACAACTCAACCGCGCTAACGAATTTTCCCAAGTCTGCCTGATAAGTTCCGCGCTTACTCCATCTCTCAAGCGCACGCTATGTACAGAGTTAGTACATGTGCAGTCCGCTTCGTTACGAACGAGAGACGCCTCTGCTCCAGACATATACGACAGAAAGAAATCGGGGATCTGTACATCCGGAACAGAAAACCAAGGATCTCTCGTCCTGCACTTATATCCTTCCTTCGCAGCATGCGCAGCTTCAGAGTCTAAATATCGCTCTATGCTGGCAGGGACCTTGCCTGCCCTTGGAAGGCGAAGTAACAGCACCTGCTCATCTAGATCGTGCCACTTTTTCACGACGGCAGGAGTCAATCTCTGACTTGGGAGCGCGCGGCCATTCCTCACAGTCGCGTGCAGGAACTTCGATGGAATCCGCAGCGACTTTGCTTGCGATGGGCGTAGGTGGAAAAAATCATTCGCCCCACTCACATAGCCAATGCCGATTTGCGCGACATCACCAAAACGAAAGCTCGCATCGTCTGCCCGAATTCTCGAATACAGATCGCGAGCCTCGTTGGCTAGCAAAAACGGGCGCAAGCGACCTTTCCAGGTGGCTTTCCAATCGATCACGGGAATTCGAGTGAATTGTTTTGGAAGTGCCGCTCGCCGCGGCAGCGATTCAATAGCAGAGAACCGGATTTCGTCAGTCCGCCCGCCGTAGCCGTCGGCATACAGCAGCCAGCAGTCCTCAGAGATATTTGGGAATAGCTTTTTCTTTACCGCAATGACTTGGACGACAGAAAAACTGTTGACCAAAAACTCTACCAGAGGCACCGCGTATGGAGCGTGCCCAATCTCTGCGGGCACCACAAAGGCCATGCGACCAGTAGGTTTCAGCAAGCTCGCCGTCGCGACAAGAAACGGAGCCCATGATGATGCAAGCCCGCTAAAGTGGGCTCCAACTCGCCTGCACATCTGCAGCGCAGCTTCACGAACATCACCTTTAAAAGTCTGATACCGGATAAACGGGGGGTTCCCCGCCGCGCATTCAAAGCGCTCGGCAGTGTTCGTGGCCCAGGCGAAAAAGTCCCCCTCATGCACAAGAGCAGACGGTGCGGCCTGAATTGCAATGTGCGCGGCCAGAGCATCTTGCTCAATGCCGACGCTATTTCTATGTCCGGAGATGAATCGCCCGTCACCGCAAGACGGATCCAGCAGTCGATCGGCTTCATGACGCACTGCCCACTTAAGCAGGACCTCTGCAACATCGGGAGGGGTGTAATACGCCCCGGATTCTTTTTGGCTCAGCGCCACAGTAACTCCGCCAATAATCGTCGAACGGACCAGTATTGTTCGTACCAGAAGTCTCAGCGAACGAGATTCAATTCGTTACGCATGATACCCCGTCCCACATTGTGGGAGCCCGCGATTCAGTGCGGGTTCCGCCCAACTTCGCACGAAAGCCTATCCCGGGAGTGACCGAAGCCGGGATAGTCAGCATACTTCGGTCTCCCGGACAGCAAGTTTTATCAGTATGACTGCGCGCGAAGCCCTGCAAACCCAGCTCGAACGCGGCATCGCCGCCCTCCGTGTCACCCTCCCGGAGGATGCGGTCTCCCGTCTGCTCGACTACCGCGAGCTGCTGGAGCGCTGGAACTCGGCGTACAACCTCACGGCGGTGCGCAACGCGGACGAGATGGTCACGCGGCACCTGCTCGACTCGCTGGCGATCATTCCCTTCGTGGAAGGCCGCACTCTTGCCGACCTCGGCACCGGCCCAGGCTTGCCCGGTATTCCGTTAGCCATCGCCGAGCCGGCGCGCGAGGTGCTGATGGTCGACTCCAACGGGAAGAAGGTCCGCTTCCTGCGCGAGGCCATCCGTTCGCTGAAGCTGACCAACGGCCGCGCGCTGCAGAGCCGCGTGGAAGAGGTCGAGGGCACGTTCGAGTGCATCACCGCGCGTGCCTTCGCCAGCCTGGCCGACATGCTCGGCTGGGGCGGCCACCTGCTGGCGCCGGGTGGCGTGTGGCTGGCGATGAAGGGCAAGCATCCCGCCGAGGAGCTGGACGGCGTGCCCGATGGGTTCAAGGTCGAGGCGATTCACGCGCTGACCGTGCCGGGTGTGGAAGGTGAGCGGCATCTCGTGGTGATTCGGCGGGACTGAACCGCCTGCAGGCTGTCTAGGGCGAAACCACCCGTCGATGCTACGCTAACGCCCTTTCCGCGCACGGCAGCGAACCACAGCCCATGGCCCGCATCATCGCAGTCGCTAACCAGAAGGGCGGCGTTGGCAAGACCACCACCTCCGTCAACCTTGCCGCGGCCCTGGCCGCCGCGAAGCGTAAGGTGCTGCTCGTCGACCTGGATCCGCAGGGCAACGCGACCATGGCCTCGGGTGTGGACAAGTACGAAACCAAGCCCAATGGCTGCGAAGTGCTGCTCGATGAGGTCGGTATCGCCGACGTTCTCGTCCGTACCGAAGCCGCCTTCGATCTTCTTCCGGGCAATGGCGACCTCACCGCCGCCGAGCTGAAGCTGATGGACGGTCTGGCGCGCGAGCACCGCCTGAAAGAACAGCTGGGCAAGGTGTCGGATAACTACGACACCATCATCATCGACTGCCCGCCGTCCCTGCACCTGCTGACGTTGAACGCGCTGACCGCCGCCGACGGCGTGCTGATTCCCGTGCAGTGCGAGTACTTCGCGCTCGAGGGACTCTCGAGCCTGCTCGACACCATCTCGGCCGTGCGCCAGCGCCTGAATCCGCAGCTCGAGGTCGAAGGCCTGCTGCGCACCATGTACGACGTGCGCAACAACCTCGGTAACGAGGTGTCGGCCCAGCTGACCCAGCATTTCGGCGACCAGGTGCTGCGCTCGATCATCCCGCGCAACGTGCGTCTTGCCGAGGCGCCCAGCCACGGCCAGCCCATTCATCTGTACGACCGCGGTTCGCGCGGCGCCATCGCTTACATCGGTCTTGCCGGCGAGATCATCCGCCGCGAGCGCGCCCGCAACGCGGCGGCCGGCGGCGACGTCGCCGCGGAGCCCGCTGTCGACGAAGCGGCGACCGGCGCCTCCGACGCCGCCCCGACGACTTCCTGAGGAACCCCCATGGCAGCACCTAAGAAACGTGGTCTCGGCCGTGGCCTGGATGCCCTGCTTGGCGGCGGCACCGGTCCGGAGGCGCCTCCCTCGGTGATCGAGCAGGAAGGCGAGCTGCGTACGCTGCCCATCCATCAGATCCAGGCGGGCAAGTATCAGCCGCGCCGTCACTGGAACGACGAAGCCCTCGACGAACTGGCCGCCTCAATCAAGGCTCAGGGCCTGATCCAGCCGGTGGTCGTCCGCGCCATCGGCAAGAACAGCTACGAGCTGATCGCCGGTGAGCGCCGCTGGCGCGCTGCACAGCGTGCCTCGATGAGCGAGATCCCGGCGCTCGTGAAGGACGTGCCAGAGCAGTCCGTGCTGGCCATGGCGCTGATCGAGAACATCCAGCGCCAGGAGCTGACACCGCTCGAGGAAGCCCAGGCACTTCAGCGCCTCATCGACGAGTTCGACCTGACCCACCAGCAGGCGGCCGATGCCGTGGGCCGGTCGCGCGCGGCGGTCTCCAACCTCCTGCGCCTGATCGACCTGCCCGAGTCGATCAAGCAGCTGCTCGATCAGAGCAAGCTCGAGATGGGCCACGCCCGCGCCCTGCTGACCCTGCCCGCCAGCATTGCCGAGCCGCTGGCGCTCGAGGCGGCACGCCACGGCTGGACCGTGCGCGAACTGGAAGAAGCGGCACGCAAGGCCCAGCTGGCGCCGAAGGGCAAGGCCAAAACCAACGCGGTCGACCCGAACATCGCCAACCTCGAGCGCGAGCTGGCCGAGCGCTTCGCCACCCGTGTCGAGCTGGCGCACGGTCGTGGTGGCAAGGGCAAGCTCGTCATTCATTACCACAGCCTCGACGAGCTGGACGGCATCCTGACGAAGGTCCGCTGAGCGGCCGGCCTGAAAGGAAATCCGTATGCCTCCGGTCCATAAGGACGTGAACCCGAAGCAGCGCCAGTACGAAGCCATGGTGCGCGCCCTGTCGGCCGACCTTTACCGGTTCGCCTTCTGGCTGTCGCGCTCCGAAACCGTCGCCCAGGATCTGGTCCAGGAGACCTTCCTGCGCGCGTGGAAGAACCTCGACGCCCTGCGCGACGCGGAATCGGCCAAGCCGTGGCTGATCACCATCCTGCGCCGGGAGCATGCCCGGCTCTACGAGCGCAAACGTTTCGACACGGTGGAGCTGGACGACAGCGTCCCCGAGGATGCTGCCTTTGCCAGCCCCGAACGGAGTGGCGACGCCGCCCAGGTGCGCGACGCCATGCTGAAATTGCCTGAAAAATATCGGGAGCCGCTGGCCATGCAGGTACTGGGCGGGATGAGCTGCGACGAGATCGCCGAAGCCACCCAGCAACAGCCGGGCGCGGTCATGACTCAGTTGTTTCGCGCCCGTCAGCGCCTCAAGGCGATGCTTGGCGGACGTGCTGCGGCCGAAGGGGGACGGACGTGAACTGCCTCGACTTCCGCCGCCGGATCACCGCCGAACCGCGTTCCCGCGATGCCGACCTGTTGGCTCATCGCGACAGCTGTAAGGAAGGTTGCGCCCCGTTCTGGCAGCGCGCACAGCGTTTTGAGGACGACGTCGAATCGGCGCTGGCGGGCATTCCCGTGCCCGACGGGCTGGCCGATCGCATTCTGCTCGCCCATGCGACCGACGAGCGTCGCGGACAGGTGCGCCGACGCCGCTCGTGGATGGCCATGGCGGCATCCGTCCTGATCGCCTT from Luteibacter mycovicinus includes:
- a CDS encoding SPFH domain-containing protein, with amino-acid sequence MLTTALIATTVIAFALAAASVRRIPEGQVYSVRRLGGATSLLTAGTHVVLPVIDRVAHKIDLGGQVLRFDGGTVYWQVLEPEAADEVIDDAPEMIRSNVVAALRDSATAHHTDRRAFGTQLKHAVNGSLRARGMLVTRVELDAA
- a CDS encoding Eco57I restriction-modification methylase domain-containing protein; its protein translation is MALSQKESGAYYTPPDVAEVLLKWAVRHEADRLLDPSCGDGRFISGHRNSVGIEQDALAAHIAIQAAPSALVHEGDFFAWATNTAERFECAAGNPPFIRYQTFKGDVREAALQMCRRVGAHFSGLASSWAPFLVATASLLKPTGRMAFVVPAEIGHAPYAVPLVEFLVNSFSVVQVIAVKKKLFPNISEDCWLLYADGYGGRTDEIRFSAIESLPRRAALPKQFTRIPVIDWKATWKGRLRPFLLANEARDLYSRIRADDASFRFGDVAQIGIGYVSGANDFFHLRPSQAKSLRIPSKFLHATVRNGRALPSQRLTPAVVKKWHDLDEQVLLLRLPRAGKVPASIERYLDSEAAHAAKEGYKCRTRDPWFSVPDVQIPDFFLSYMSGAEASLVRNEADCTCTNSVHSVRLRDGVSAELIRQTWENSLARLSCEIEGHPLGGGMLKLEPREASNVVLSQGRLGPRETAEVRNAISTMKSWRHYGPA
- the rsmG gene encoding 16S rRNA (guanine(527)-N(7))-methyltransferase RsmG is translated as MTAREALQTQLERGIAALRVTLPEDAVSRLLDYRELLERWNSAYNLTAVRNADEMVTRHLLDSLAIIPFVEGRTLADLGTGPGLPGIPLAIAEPAREVLMVDSNGKKVRFLREAIRSLKLTNGRALQSRVEEVEGTFECITARAFASLADMLGWGGHLLAPGGVWLAMKGKHPAEELDGVPDGFKVEAIHALTVPGVEGERHLVVIRRD
- a CDS encoding ParA family protein; translated protein: MARIIAVANQKGGVGKTTTSVNLAAALAAAKRKVLLVDLDPQGNATMASGVDKYETKPNGCEVLLDEVGIADVLVRTEAAFDLLPGNGDLTAAELKLMDGLAREHRLKEQLGKVSDNYDTIIIDCPPSLHLLTLNALTAADGVLIPVQCEYFALEGLSSLLDTISAVRQRLNPQLEVEGLLRTMYDVRNNLGNEVSAQLTQHFGDQVLRSIIPRNVRLAEAPSHGQPIHLYDRGSRGAIAYIGLAGEIIRRERARNAAAGGDVAAEPAVDEAATGASDAAPTTS
- a CDS encoding ParB/RepB/Spo0J family partition protein encodes the protein MAAPKKRGLGRGLDALLGGGTGPEAPPSVIEQEGELRTLPIHQIQAGKYQPRRHWNDEALDELAASIKAQGLIQPVVVRAIGKNSYELIAGERRWRAAQRASMSEIPALVKDVPEQSVLAMALIENIQRQELTPLEEAQALQRLIDEFDLTHQQAADAVGRSRAAVSNLLRLIDLPESIKQLLDQSKLEMGHARALLTLPASIAEPLALEAARHGWTVRELEEAARKAQLAPKGKAKTNAVDPNIANLERELAERFATRVELAHGRGGKGKLVIHYHSLDELDGILTKVR
- a CDS encoding sigma-70 family RNA polymerase sigma factor; the encoded protein is MPPVHKDVNPKQRQYEAMVRALSADLYRFAFWLSRSETVAQDLVQETFLRAWKNLDALRDAESAKPWLITILRREHARLYERKRFDTVELDDSVPEDAAFASPERSGDAAQVRDAMLKLPEKYREPLAMQVLGGMSCDEIAEATQQQPGAVMTQLFRARQRLKAMLGGRAAAEGGRT